Genomic segment of Methanoculleus horonobensis:
GTCCGGGAACTCGTCCGGCCGGAACCCCCCGCGGTCACGGACAGGGTGCGGGCGGCGATCGAGGCAAGCGACGCCGTGGTGATCGGCCCCGCGAACCCGGCGGCGAGCATCCTCCCCATCCTCGACTGCGCCGGGATGCGGGACCTCCTCCGTGAAAAGTTCGTCGTCGCGGTCTCGCCGTTTCGGGGCGGCGTCGCGCCCGACCAAAAAGACGCCGCCCTCATGTATGCCGTCGGCGAGCCCCCCACGTCACCGGCGGTCGCCCGGCTGTACGGGGATATCGTCGACGTCTTCGTCCAGGACATCCACGACAGAGACGACGTCCCCGGATCGCTCCGCCTCGAGACCCGTCTTTTACACGAGCGGCAGGCCGAATCGCTCGCCTGGGACATCACGGCGGTCATACGCCACGCCGTTTCGTGAATTCGGGGTGTTTACCTCCCGGCATAGTTTGGGAAAATTCATATACGCATGCGCTTGATACGCTAATTATCCAATGATAACCTTCCTCTCGGGCGGGACCGGAACCCCGAAACTCCTCCGCGGGATGCGGGAACTGCTGGACGAGCGGGATATCACGGTCGTCGTCAACACGGCCGAGGACACCTGGCTCTCCGGCAACCACCTCTCGCCCGACATCGATACGGTCATGTACCTCTTTGCGGGCATCCTCGACACCAACCGGTGGTGGGGGATTCGCAATGACTCCTACATCACCCACGACCTCCTCGCCCGGCTCGGCATCGAGGAGTACATCGCCGTCGGCGACCAGGACAGGGCGGTTCACGCAGCACGGGGCGAGATGCTCCGGAGCGGCATGCGACTGACGGAGATCACCCGCACACTCTGCCACACGCTGGATATCCGGGCAACCGTCCTCCCGATGACCGACTCCGTCGTGACGACCTACGTCCGGACGCCCCGCGGCGAGATACACTTCCAGGAGTACTGGGTGAAGCACCGCGGAGAGGTGGCGATCGACGGCGTCGTCCGGAGATTCGAAGAACCGCCCGCAGCGACCGACGAAGTCATCAAGGCGATCGAGGAAAGCGACGCCGTCGTGATCGGGCCGAGCAACCCGGTCACGAGCATATCCCCGATCCTCGAATGCACCGGGGTGCGGGAGGCGCTCCGCCGGCAGCACGTCATCGCCGTCAGCCCGTTCATCGGCGATGCGCCGATCAGCGGCCCGGCGGCCGCCCTGATGCAGGCGTTTGGAAAAGAGCCCTCGTCCGCCGGAACCTACGGTCTCTACGAGGATTTCGTGGACGTCTTCATCCAGGACACCCGCGACCCGGTCGAACTCGAAGGGGCGCTGCGCCAGGACACCCTGATGGTCAACCGGGGCAAGAGCCTCGACCTCGCAAAGAGTATCCTGACCCTGGTCTACGGGTGCTGAGAAGACCCCTTCACTCGTTCTTCTGCTTCCCCCGGTAATCCTCGATCGCCGCGTGGAGCGCGTCCGCCGCAAGGTTCGAGCAGTGCATCTTCTTCGGGGGCAGCCCCTCGAGCTCGGTCGCGACGTCGTCGCGGGTGATCTTCAGCGCCTCATCGAGCGTCTTCCCCCTGGCCATGTCGGTCACCATGCTGCTCGTCGCGATCGCCGACCCGCACCCGAACGTCCGGAACCTGATATCCTCGATGACGTCGTCCTTGACCTTGATGAAGATCTCCATGATATCCCCGCAGACAGGGTTGCCGACCTTGCCGTAACCGTCCGGGTTCTCGATCACCCCGACGTTATGCGGGTTCATGAAGTGCTCCATCACCTTCTGGCTGTATCCGATCTGATCCGCCAAATCTTTCACCTACACCGGTGTAATAGCCCCCAGGCGTTTAACTGTTTCTTCGACCGTCCCGGCGATCCGGAGTCGCCGCTAAAGAAGCAAAGACCGGCCGGGCGGGTCTCTCCCCCGTAACCCGGCGGGATGACCGCGAGAACGTTGAGGGCGACCACCCCTTCCCCGATGAAACCCGCTGGTTCCATGCCGAGG
This window contains:
- the nifU gene encoding Fe-S cluster assembly scaffold protein NifU; this encodes MADQIGYSQKVMEHFMNPHNVGVIENPDGYGKVGNPVCGDIMEIFIKVKDDVIEDIRFRTFGCGSAIATSSMVTDMARGKTLDEALKITRDDVATELEGLPPKKMHCSNLAADALHAAIEDYRGKQKNE
- the cofD gene encoding 2-phospho-L-lactate transferase, which codes for MITFLSGGTGTPKLLRGMRELLDERDITVVVNTAEDTWLSGNHLSPDIDTVMYLFAGILDTNRWWGIRNDSYITHDLLARLGIEEYIAVGDQDRAVHAARGEMLRSGMRLTEITRTLCHTLDIRATVLPMTDSVVTTYVRTPRGEIHFQEYWVKHRGEVAIDGVVRRFEEPPAATDEVIKAIEESDAVVIGPSNPVTSISPILECTGVREALRRQHVIAVSPFIGDAPISGPAAALMQAFGKEPSSAGTYGLYEDFVDVFIQDTRDPVELEGALRQDTLMVNRGKSLDLAKSILTLVYGC